In a genomic window of Gossypium arboreum isolate Shixiya-1 chromosome 9, ASM2569848v2, whole genome shotgun sequence:
- the LOC108455091 gene encoding cysteine-rich receptor-like protein kinase 44 translates to MGSLTTVPLFSYSLVLSFLPTLVLAQLNPVYFEHDCSQGSGNYTPNSTYEANLNSIISRFATLSYFNYGFFNLSAGESPNKVYSIALCRGDMNQVDCNTCLNSTATELKQFCPRNKVATAWSELCLVRYANRDVYGQLENDPRSCKNNPMNASNPDQFNRALSELLNNLSSEAAASGPLRKYAAGNAPTGIFQTVYATVQCTPDMDQQNCTACLNYGRSELGGCCYGRMGCRILRPNCVLRFESNPFYNETAVPLPSPPTTSSPTPPPGNGNNTTRTVIIVIASVVGLLILIIISICIFKRPKRNKDIPIKFETKDADNEMSAADSLQFGFDSVLVATDNFSDANKLGQGGFGAVYKGQLPNGEEIAVKRLSKGSGQGDLEFKTEVQLVAKLQHRNLVRLLGFCLQGQERLLIYEFVPNASLDHFIFDRIRRAELDWETRFKIIHGIVRGLLYLHEDSRLRIIHRDLKASNILLDAEMVPKIADFGMARLFGQDETQGSTSRIVGTHGYMAPEYVFHGQFSVKSDVFSFGVLLLEIISGQRNNSFRYDEQYEYILGFAWRSWREGTALNLVDPILGDGSRNEIMRCVHIALLCVQENVAARPTMASVVLMLNSFSTTLAVPAQPAFVMQSNFNFDMSTSSASASNQSNTELPPLSRNEVSISELSPR, encoded by the exons ATGGGATCTTTAACAACAGTTCCCCTGTTTTCTTATTCACTTGTTCTTTCCTTCCTCCCTACTCTTGTCCTTGCACAGCTTAATCCTGTTTACTTTGAGCACGATTGTAGTCAAGGCAGCGGCAATTACACCCCAAACAGCACTTACGAGGCCAACCTCAATAGCATCATCTCCCGATTCGCCACTCTTAGTTATTTCAATTACGGCTTTTTCAATCTATCTGCTGGAGAAAGCCCCAACAAGGTTTACTCAATCGCACTTTGCAGGGGTGACATGAACCAAGTCGATTGCAACACTTGCCTCAACTCTACCGCAACCGAACTCAAGCAGTTTTGTCCCCGGAACAAGGTCGCCACCGCTTGGTCCGAGCTCTGTTTGGTGCGGTACGCCAACCGAGACGTGTACGGGCAGCTGGAGAACGATCCTCGTTCTTGTAAAAACAACCCGATGAATGCATCGAACCCTGATCagttcaatcgagcattaagtgAACTATTGAATAATCTAAGCAGCGAAGCTGCAGCCAGTGGCCCACTCCGCAAGTACGCAGCTGGCAATGCACCGACTGGTATCTTTCAAACGGTATATGCCACGGTACAGTGTACTCCAGATATGGACCAGCAAAATTGCACTGCTTGTCTAAATTACGGCAGGAGCGAACTTGGAGGGTGCTGCTATGGAAGGATGGGATGTAGGATTCTTAGACCAAACTGTGTGTTGAGGTTTGAGTCTAACCCTTTTTATAATGAGACCGCAGTTCCTTTACCGTCACCTCCAACAACTTCTTCTCCGACGCCACCTCCAG GAAATGGGAATAACACAACTCGAACTGTAATCATTGTTATTGCTTCAGTTGTTGGCCTTCTAATACTAATTATCATCTCCATCTGCATTTTTAAGAGACCCAAAAGAAACAAAGACATACctataaaatttgaaa CTAAGGATGCGGATAATGAGATGTCTGCGGCCGATTCCTTGCAATTCGGCTTCGATTCTGTTTTGGTTGCAACCGATAACTTCTCTGATGCAAATAAGCTTGGTCAAGGAGGATTTGGAGCTGTTTACAAG GGTCAGCTTCCAAATGGAGAAGAGATTGCTGTGAAAAGACTGTCTAAAGGATCTGGTCAAGGAGACTTAGAATTTAAGACCGAGGTGCAATTAGTTGCCAAGCTTCAACACCGCAATTTAGTTAGGCTCCTTGGTTTTTGCTTGCAAGGACAGGAAAGGCTTCTCATCTATGAGTTTGTGCCAAATGCAAGCCTTGATCATTTCATTTTTG ATCGGATCAGGCGTGCAGAACTAGATTGGGAAACACGGTTCAAAATCATACATGGCATTGTTCGTGGACTCCTTTACCTTCACGAAGACTCTAGGCTTCGAATTATTCACCGTGATCTCAAAGCAAGTAATATCTTGTTAGATGCAGAGATGGTTCCTAAAATTGCAGATTTTGGGATGGCAAGATTGTTTGGACAGGATGAAACACAAGGCAGCACTAGCAGAATAGTGGGAACTCA TGGATATATGGCTCCCGAATATGTTTTCCATGGACAATTCTCAGTAAAATCAGATGTGTTCAGCTTCGGTGTATTACTTTTAGAAATTATAAGTGGCCAGAGAAACAATAGCTTCCGTTACGATGAGCAGTACGAATACATACTAGGTTTT GCATGGAGAAGCTGGAGAGAAGGGACGGCATTGAATCTGGTTGATCCCATATTGGGTGATGGGTCGAGGAATGAGATAATGAGATGCGTTCACATTGCATTGCTATGTGTTCAGGAAAATGTAGCAGCCAGACCAACCATGGCTTCGGTTGTTCTGATGCTGAATAGCTTCTCGACCACCCTTGCCGTGCCGGCACAACCAGCATTTGTCATGCAGAGCAACTTCAATTTTGATATGTCAACTTCATCGGCATCAGCTTCAAACCAATCCAACACAGAGTTGCCACCATTGTCCCGCAACGAGGTCTCAATTAGTGAGCTATCTCCTAGGTAG
- the LOC108454035 gene encoding uncharacterized protein LOC108454035, with protein MSKKKAFSGNTMTLKDFHGGSIPTDLPLPSAPGVIVRPSDRSGYDRGTSWGNAMGRPDHRARPNSSPATRHFDNKTPFLTSSVHIGRNFDEDERTPLDGVSAPRRTISDESFRAPARHLELKPESAYAGRVSGRHGSAPVSPLSSGVGHSHSGRVSEAARGGLSSQTLGWNHGQVASGPYPNAWTSRKEMSFSVAEPVQSAWSEQSAVSKLAHASALEKVSSGRWQSKQSLQYQKDIDVSKHSEVENGLHSQGYDDKMYSRMSLAGGREYSDVSLARHVEKGLNIEDAIHGGRKELLDYERNRNLNYLEVKENKSMLHGEAVCSTHSDGKFGGYELQSSPSALAEASERPKLKLFPRSKPLDGPKSPVVDPKQGHQPSELMLTHTEIGNRSHEHMHTSKPGLAGSESRNQTVDRPKLNLKPRSQPIEQLEGNIEKERNSLFGGARPRELVLKERGIDDRNHEPVQHVDRVKHNVTRTEKAADQAYGERVENPPVDQRGGRKSERNHRVDNGRVDMQRRNWRNENRRNGWETERPQQAPPVKERQPSPETWRKPVENTNPVSAQVAGVRYGKVTSALELAQAFSKSFSDQKKDDQYGGQRGTPGRTQMPFSRLMGPTPRPQINGY; from the exons ATGTCGAAGAAGAAGGCTTTCAGTGGCAACACTATGACTTTAAAAGATTTTCATGGTGGTTCAATCCCAACTGATCTCCCTCTCCCTTCTGCCCCGGGCGT GATTGTTAGGCCTTCCGATCGTTCAGGTTATGATAGGGGAACATCGTGGGGAAACGCCATGGGCCGGCCAGATCACCGTGCTCGGCCTAATTCGTCTCCTGCAACTAGGCATTTTGATAATAAAACCCCATTTCTTACCAGTTCAGTGCATATTGGTCGAAATTTCGATGAGGATGAAAGAACGCCGTTAGATGGGGTTTCTGCCCCACGTAGAACCATTAGTGATGAGAGTTTTCGGGCTCCGGCTAGGCATCTGGAGCTGAAGCCGGAGTCTGCTTATGCGGGTAGGGTTTCAGGCCGACACGGATCAGCTCCTGTATCTCCATTGTCAAGTGGAGTGGGGCATTCACACTCTGGTAGAGTGTCTGAAGCTGCTCGTGGTGGTTTGAGTTCTCAGACTTTGGGGTGGAACCACGGGCAGGTTGCTTCAGGACCATACCCTAACGCATGGACATCTAGGAAGGAGATGTCGTTTAGTGTTGCAGAGCCCGTACAATCTGCATGGTCTGAACAAAGTGCTGTCTCGAAGTTGGCTCATGCTAGTGCTCTTGAAAAGGTTTCTTCAGGTCGATGGCAGTCAAAGCAGTCCCTTCAATATCAGAAAGATATTGATGTTAGTAAACATTCAGAAGTAGAAAATGGTTTGCACTCCCAGGGTTATGATGATAAGATGTACAGCAGAATGAGCCTTGCGGGTGGAAGGGAGTATTCTGATGTGTCATTGGCAAGGCATGTGGAGAAGGGGTTGAATATTGAAGATGCAATTCATGGTGGGAGAAAGGAGTTACTGGACTATGAAAGGAACCGTAATCTTAATTATTTGGaagttaaagaaaataaatcaatGTTACATGGTGAAGCAGTTTGCTCAACTCATTCTGATGGCAAATTTGGTGGTTACGAATTGCAGTCATCACCATCAGCGCTGGCAGAAGCATCTGAGCGACCCAAGTTGAAGTTATTTCCTCGGAGCAAGCCATTAGATGGCCCCAAATCACCTGTTGTTGATCCTAAGCAG GGGCACCAGCCAAGTGAATTAATGCTTACTCATACTGAAATCGGTAACCGTTCACATGAACATATGCATACTTCAAAACCTGGTTTAGCTGGTAGTGAGAGTCGGAATCAGACAGTGGATCGTCCTAAGCTCAATTTAAAGCCACGTTCACAGCCCATCGAACAATTGGAAGGGAACATTGAGAAGGAAAG AAATTCATTGTTTGGTGGTGCTCGCCCACGAGAACTG GTTCTAAAGGAAAGAGGGATAGATGATAGAAATCATGAGCCAGTTCAACATGTTGATAG GGTCAAACATAATGTTACGAGGACTGAAAAAGCTGCTGACCAAGCATATGGTGAAAGAGTCGAGAATCCTCCTGTTGATCAGAGAGGTGGAAGAAAATCTGAGAGGAACCATCGTGTTGACAATGGAAGAGTTGACATGCAGAGGAGGAATTGGCGAAATGAAAATAGGCGGAATGGCTGGGAAACTGAAAGACCGCAGCAAGCACCGCCAGTGAAGGAGAGGCAGCCTTCACCTGAGACTTGGCGTAAGCCTGTGGAGAATACTAATCCAGTATCTGCTCAGGTGGCTGGTGTACGTTATGGAAAAGTAACATCAGCTCTGGAGCTTGCCCAAGCCTTTTCGAAATCATTCTCCGATCAGAAAAAAGATGACCAATATGGTGGGCAAAGGGGTACACCGGGCCGGACCCAGATGCCATTCTCTCGGTTGATGGGTCCAACTCCAAGGCCTCAGATAAATGGCTACTAA